One Gimesia aquarii DNA segment encodes these proteins:
- a CDS encoding creatininase family protein: MAAEPVMRPWILSETNYAHVKENPYEVAVLPMGATEPHNLHLPYGTDTYEADAIGSRVCEAAYQRGAKVVMLPPIPYGTETNQSEFPLSMNVNPSTLGQIIADLVDSLANHGVHKLLILNSHGGNDFKPLLRELHGSTPVQIFLADWFRGTSADVKAELFENPDDHAGEMETSLALAYFPQFVSRDPETDALHADEGATNATRFAAVNSGWVSITRPWHLLTTNSGSGNPHQASAEKGEKLMQVLVERLSQFLVELSEAKLDDQFPF; this comes from the coding sequence GTGGCAGCGGAACCTGTGATGCGTCCCTGGATTTTATCCGAGACCAATTATGCCCATGTAAAAGAAAACCCCTATGAAGTGGCGGTGTTGCCAATGGGGGCTACGGAACCGCATAACCTGCACCTGCCTTATGGAACGGATACTTATGAAGCAGACGCAATTGGCTCTCGCGTGTGTGAAGCTGCTTATCAACGTGGTGCGAAAGTTGTCATGTTGCCTCCGATACCTTACGGAACAGAAACCAATCAATCTGAGTTTCCTCTCTCAATGAATGTGAACCCTTCCACGTTAGGACAAATCATTGCAGATCTGGTTGATTCACTTGCAAATCATGGCGTACATAAACTGTTGATTCTGAATAGTCATGGTGGAAATGATTTTAAACCGTTATTGCGCGAACTACATGGTTCTACGCCGGTACAAATCTTTCTGGCGGACTGGTTTCGCGGGACTTCCGCCGATGTGAAAGCAGAGCTGTTCGAGAACCCGGATGATCATGCAGGAGAAATGGAAACCTCACTGGCACTGGCTTATTTTCCGCAGTTTGTTTCCCGTGATCCAGAAACAGACGCTTTACATGCCGATGAGGGGGCGACCAACGCGACGCGATTTGCAGCGGTCAATTCTGGTTGGGTCAGTATCACACGACCCTGGCATTTATTGACTACCAATTCCGGATCGGGTAACCCTCATCAGGCGTCCGCCGAGAAAGGCGAGAAATTAATGCAGGTGCTTGTCGAGCGGTTATCACAATTTCTGGTCGAACTCTCAGAGGCAAAACTGGATGATCAATTTCCATTCTAA
- the mutS gene encoding DNA mismatch repair protein MutS: MTKTGKKLTPMMERYLEVKRQNPGTLLLFRMGDFYELFNEDAEIAARILGITLTSRDKSSSNPIPMAGFPHHSLDNYLYKLIHAGYRASICDQVEDPKKAKGMVKREVTRVVTPGTLTDDALLDPHENNFLASIHFGKSSIGLAWLELSTGRFLTSNTTAEHLIDELARIHPAECIFAEGNSALQKAVGHLDTMLTERPPWSFAEDECEKRLLSHFGTKTLEGFNLEQGSPSITAAGALLEYVEETQKSAIPHINQIEPYERGDRLLIDEATRRSLELTRTIREGKREGSLISVLDETVTSMGARLLTEWIANPLTNLNEIQKRLDSVEELLHNPVLVNDIREELAKTYDLQRLTARIATGRASARDLSFLAQTLALLPKLKAKLTGRKSVLLQSLETSIDLCAEVRADIESMIVEDPPLTLNEGGVICPGFNEELDELRSLSRGGKEWIASYRNEESERIGIPNLKVGYNKVFGYYLEVSAAHATKVPEHYIRKQTLKNQERYITPELKEYEEKVLKAEDRTIELEQTLFDELRERVAKEAPRTQKTAEVLAQIDVLFGLAHLATHAGYCRPEVTEEPVLDIRESRHPVLDRLQPTGEFVPNDVLLGDPYGRVQIITGPNMAGKSTYIRQAALLTLMAQIGSFIPASEARIGIADRIFARVGASDELSKGQSTFMVEMTEAARILNSASERSLVILDEIGRGTSTYDGISLAWSMTEHLHDQIKARTLFATHYHELTELTQSLKQASNWNVAVHEQDGEIVFLHKIIEGSANKSYGIHVARLAGIPEQVIHRANQILSTLEKDHIDASGKPTIPPRPQKTSSQQQLSLFGNTPHPVLDEIRDLNVDELTPLAALEELYRIREQLK, encoded by the coding sequence ATGACTAAAACAGGCAAGAAGCTAACCCCCATGATGGAGCGGTATCTGGAAGTCAAACGCCAGAATCCGGGAACTCTGCTTTTGTTTCGCATGGGTGATTTCTATGAACTCTTTAATGAAGATGCCGAAATCGCAGCGCGTATTTTGGGGATCACTCTCACCAGTCGCGATAAATCTTCCAGTAATCCCATCCCGATGGCGGGCTTCCCACACCATTCGCTGGATAATTATCTCTATAAATTAATTCATGCCGGCTACAGGGCCTCTATCTGCGACCAGGTAGAAGATCCTAAAAAAGCCAAGGGGATGGTAAAACGCGAAGTCACACGAGTCGTCACTCCGGGCACACTGACTGACGACGCCTTACTCGATCCCCATGAGAACAACTTTCTGGCAAGTATTCACTTCGGAAAATCAAGTATTGGCCTGGCCTGGCTGGAGCTATCTACGGGACGTTTCCTGACTTCGAACACGACAGCAGAGCATTTAATTGACGAACTGGCCCGCATCCATCCGGCAGAATGTATTTTTGCAGAAGGAAATTCAGCACTGCAAAAAGCGGTAGGGCACCTCGATACAATGCTGACTGAACGCCCTCCATGGTCTTTCGCAGAGGATGAGTGTGAAAAACGTTTATTATCACACTTTGGTACTAAGACGCTGGAAGGCTTCAACCTCGAGCAGGGATCTCCTTCCATCACAGCCGCTGGTGCTCTGCTTGAATATGTGGAAGAAACACAGAAAAGTGCGATTCCACATATCAATCAGATCGAACCTTATGAACGCGGTGATCGCTTATTAATTGATGAAGCAACAAGACGTAGTCTGGAATTGACGCGCACGATTCGTGAAGGGAAACGAGAAGGTAGTCTGATTTCGGTTCTCGATGAAACTGTCACTTCGATGGGTGCTCGTTTACTAACAGAATGGATTGCAAACCCATTAACAAACTTGAATGAAATTCAGAAACGGCTAGATTCGGTTGAAGAACTCTTACATAACCCGGTACTGGTTAATGATATTCGAGAAGAACTCGCCAAGACTTATGATCTGCAACGACTCACCGCGCGCATCGCGACCGGGAGAGCCAGTGCCCGTGATCTGAGTTTTCTGGCACAGACGTTAGCATTACTACCTAAACTGAAAGCGAAACTTACCGGTAGAAAGTCAGTTCTGCTCCAATCACTTGAAACCAGCATTGATCTCTGCGCCGAAGTGCGTGCGGATATTGAATCGATGATCGTGGAAGATCCCCCACTGACTCTCAATGAAGGAGGTGTAATCTGTCCTGGATTTAACGAAGAATTGGATGAACTCCGCTCACTATCACGTGGAGGGAAAGAATGGATTGCCAGCTATCGTAATGAAGAATCCGAACGCATCGGCATCCCCAATCTCAAAGTCGGCTATAACAAAGTTTTCGGTTATTATCTGGAGGTTTCAGCCGCTCATGCTACTAAAGTACCAGAGCATTATATTCGCAAACAAACTCTTAAGAATCAGGAACGCTATATCACCCCTGAACTGAAAGAGTACGAAGAAAAAGTGCTCAAAGCAGAAGACCGGACCATAGAACTGGAACAAACTCTGTTTGACGAATTGCGGGAACGTGTTGCCAAAGAAGCACCACGTACTCAAAAAACGGCTGAGGTACTAGCACAAATTGATGTGCTCTTCGGTTTAGCACACCTTGCCACTCACGCTGGTTATTGCCGTCCCGAAGTTACGGAAGAGCCAGTGCTGGATATCAGAGAGAGTCGGCATCCCGTACTCGACCGTCTGCAGCCGACAGGTGAATTTGTTCCCAATGATGTTTTACTCGGCGATCCATATGGACGCGTCCAGATCATTACTGGTCCCAATATGGCAGGAAAGAGTACTTATATCCGTCAGGCAGCTCTACTCACGTTAATGGCACAGATTGGCTCATTCATTCCTGCCAGTGAAGCCCGTATCGGAATTGCGGACCGTATTTTTGCACGCGTGGGAGCCAGTGACGAATTGAGTAAAGGGCAAAGTACCTTTATGGTCGAAATGACAGAAGCGGCACGAATCCTCAATTCCGCTTCTGAACGCAGTCTGGTCATCCTGGATGAGATCGGGCGGGGAACCAGCACGTATGATGGAATTTCTCTGGCATGGTCGATGACGGAACATCTACATGACCAGATAAAAGCCCGTACACTGTTCGCGACTCACTACCACGAGCTCACAGAATTAACACAATCCCTGAAACAAGCCAGTAACTGGAATGTCGCAGTACATGAGCAAGATGGCGAAATTGTGTTTCTTCACAAAATTATTGAAGGCTCCGCGAATAAAAGCTACGGAATCCATGTCGCCCGCCTGGCAGGTATTCCAGAACAAGTCATTCACCGCGCTAATCAAATTCTTTCCACACTCGAAAAAGATCATATTGATGCCAGTGGAAAGCCAACCATTCCACCTCGACCTCAAAAAACATCCTCTCAACAACAACTTTCTCTCTTTGGAAACACCCCTCATCCCGTGCTCGACGAAATTAGAGATTTGAATGTCGATGAGCTTACTCCCCTGGCTGCTCTTGAAGAATTGTACAGAATTCGTGAACAACTGAAATGA
- a CDS encoding ribose-phosphate diphosphokinase, producing MAGSGNPILAQAIADELGIRLTPCEAHQFSEGNIFVRIKENVRGRDVYLIQGVHYPVNDNFVELMFWIDALKRASAQQVTAVIPFFSYAKGDKKDEPRVSIRARVCADAIEIAGADRVLTMDLHSPQIQGFFSVPVDHLYGRHVIGEHIQKMNIENLVVCSPDVGFAKEASDFAKLLGVPVVIGNKARKDHSETVEVLEVIGEVEGKNVILVDDFTITGRTLISMAETLKQKGANDIYAAVTHGVLSKGAAERIGNSPLKKMFMTNTIETLADPLPDNLEVISVAHSFAAAIRSIHDRTSVSTLFPEKRTKK from the coding sequence ATGGCTGGTTCCGGTAATCCCATCCTTGCGCAAGCCATTGCCGATGAGTTGGGCATCCGTTTGACACCGTGTGAAGCGCACCAGTTCAGTGAAGGTAATATTTTTGTTCGTATTAAGGAAAATGTTCGAGGGCGCGACGTCTATCTCATTCAAGGCGTCCATTATCCGGTGAACGATAATTTTGTTGAGCTCATGTTTTGGATCGATGCTCTGAAACGCGCTAGTGCACAGCAGGTTACGGCTGTGATCCCTTTTTTCAGCTATGCAAAAGGAGACAAGAAAGACGAACCTCGCGTTTCAATCCGTGCCCGGGTCTGCGCTGACGCAATTGAAATAGCTGGAGCAGACCGCGTGTTAACCATGGATCTACACAGTCCACAAATCCAGGGATTTTTCAGCGTTCCCGTTGATCATCTCTACGGCCGCCATGTCATCGGCGAACATATTCAAAAAATGAATATCGAAAATCTGGTTGTTTGTAGCCCCGATGTTGGATTTGCCAAAGAAGCTTCTGATTTTGCTAAACTACTGGGAGTCCCAGTCGTCATTGGAAATAAAGCCCGCAAAGACCATTCAGAAACCGTGGAAGTATTGGAAGTCATTGGTGAAGTGGAAGGCAAAAATGTGATCCTTGTCGATGACTTCACAATAACAGGCCGCACTTTGATCAGCATGGCTGAGACCTTGAAACAAAAAGGAGCCAACGATATTTATGCCGCGGTCACACACGGTGTGTTATCCAAAGGAGCAGCAGAGCGAATTGGCAATAGTCCGTTGAAGAAAATGTTTATGACCAATACGATTGAAACCTTAGCTGATCCTCTGCCCGATAATCTGGAGGTCATTTCAGTGGCTCATTCATTCGCTGCTGCCATTCGATCCATTCACGACCGCACCAGCGTCAGTACATTATTTCCGGAAAAGAGAACGAAAAAGTAA
- a CDS encoding DUF1559 domain-containing protein — MVNQPQNVPVSKNCFWLFIKITIAEICLVLLIWYLTRPVYSIAPEAARRAQSKYNLYSMGIALHLYHDAHRILPPEAPVTESGIPYHSWQTQILPYMGEAVLYSKINFAKPWNDPSNQEFFRENLEVFLNRTIHDKNSNAKDSLGAYGISHYVGNELVLKKNQFSRLTDIKDGMSNTIMALETAEDFQPWGDPTFLADPMHIIGPDKKTSQRDGNHILLGDNSVRFISKDIDPEILKALSTPDGGEEVGEY; from the coding sequence ATGGTTAACCAACCTCAAAACGTCCCAGTCTCCAAAAACTGCTTTTGGCTTTTCATCAAAATCACAATCGCAGAAATTTGTCTTGTTTTACTAATATGGTATTTAACGCGGCCTGTGTATAGTATTGCACCAGAAGCAGCAAGGCGTGCTCAATCCAAATACAATTTATATTCTATGGGTATAGCGCTACATCTCTACCATGATGCACATCGTATTCTGCCTCCCGAAGCTCCCGTTACTGAAAGCGGAATCCCCTACCATAGCTGGCAAACTCAAATCCTCCCCTACATGGGTGAGGCTGTACTTTATAGTAAAATTAATTTCGCCAAACCCTGGAATGATCCCAGCAATCAAGAATTCTTTCGGGAGAATCTCGAAGTCTTTTTAAATCGAACTATCCATGATAAAAACTCAAATGCTAAAGACTCTTTAGGGGCATATGGAATTTCACATTACGTGGGCAACGAACTTGTGCTGAAGAAAAATCAGTTTTCTCGCCTCACAGATATCAAAGACGGAATGTCAAATACTATAATGGCTCTAGAGACAGCAGAAGATTTTCAACCTTGGGGTGATCCGACGTTTTTAGCAGATCCAATGCATATTATTGGACCTGACAAAAAAACTTCTCAAAGAGATGGTAACCATATACTGCTGGGTGATAATAGTGTGAGATTCATTTCAAAAGACATTGACCCTGAAATACTCAAAGCATTGAGCACACCCGATGGTGGCGAAGAGGTTGGCGAGTATTAG
- the serC gene encoding 3-phosphoserine/phosphohydroxythreonine transaminase codes for MTERIYNFSAGPAALPLPVLEQAQQDLISLGDTGIGVLEHSHRSKAFLAVYEQAEGLCREIASVPDNYKVLFLQGGASTQFFMIPMNLLSKDQTADYLVTGSWSKKAVKEAKLFGNVNIACNSEDKNFSYIPSEVALSEQPAYVHFTSNNTIYGTEFASEPEVPAGVPLVCDASSDIFSRPIDISKYGIVYAGAQKNLGPSGMAVVIIRDDLIEQGPTDIPTMMQYRTHSEAGSMFNTPPTFGIYVLGRVLQWLKDQGGLAAMGQKNQAKAGKLYDYLDQSQLFKPTAAKQDRSLMNVTFVTGDADLDAKFIAQATAAGLDGLKGHRSVGGMRASIYNAFPEAGIDKLLSMMNEFEQEHAS; via the coding sequence ATGACAGAAAGAATTTACAACTTTTCTGCAGGCCCCGCTGCACTTCCTTTGCCCGTTCTGGAACAGGCACAACAAGATCTGATTTCACTGGGAGATACGGGAATCGGGGTTCTGGAGCATTCTCACCGGAGTAAAGCATTTCTCGCCGTTTATGAGCAAGCTGAAGGCCTGTGCCGGGAAATCGCTTCCGTTCCAGATAACTATAAAGTTCTGTTTTTGCAGGGAGGGGCTTCGACTCAGTTTTTCATGATCCCCATGAATCTGCTTTCTAAAGATCAGACAGCCGACTATTTGGTTACCGGTTCCTGGTCCAAGAAGGCCGTCAAAGAAGCCAAACTCTTTGGAAATGTAAATATCGCCTGTAATAGCGAAGACAAAAATTTTTCCTACATTCCCTCTGAAGTCGCTTTGAGTGAGCAACCCGCTTATGTGCACTTCACATCAAATAATACGATTTATGGTACTGAGTTCGCATCAGAACCCGAAGTTCCAGCGGGAGTGCCTTTAGTCTGTGATGCGAGTAGCGATATCTTTTCGCGTCCCATCGATATCTCTAAATATGGGATTGTTTACGCCGGTGCTCAGAAAAACCTGGGACCCAGTGGTATGGCTGTCGTCATCATTCGGGATGATCTCATCGAGCAGGGACCGACCGACATACCAACAATGATGCAGTATCGCACTCACTCAGAAGCGGGTTCCATGTTTAACACGCCACCGACATTTGGGATTTATGTTTTGGGACGCGTCCTGCAATGGTTGAAAGATCAGGGCGGGTTAGCGGCGATGGGGCAGAAGAATCAGGCCAAAGCGGGTAAGCTATATGATTACCTGGATCAAAGCCAGCTCTTCAAGCCCACGGCTGCGAAACAGGATCGCTCCTTAATGAACGTGACATTCGTGACCGGCGATGCCGACCTGGATGCGAAGTTCATTGCTCAGGCGACTGCTGCCGGTTTGGATGGCTTGAAAGGCCATCGTAGTGTGGGTGGAATGCGTGCGAGTATTTATAACGCGTTTCCGGAAGCCGGCATTGACAAGTTACTCTCCATGATGAATGAGTTCGAACAGGAGCACGCCTCTTGA
- a CDS encoding DUF1559 domain-containing protein gives MANWYVKRGSQIAGPLTVQRLKELAAEGKVQESDLVRKGEESDFVPAAQIPGLIPEYTDNFLEDDFQQESQSQTTSPKKSNAVLWIVVAVAGGGFVLVILILMALLLPAVQQARDAARRSTSKNNMKQIGLALHNYHEVFSQFPPGGTATTDGKPYHSWQTAILPFVDQAPLYNDIDFDVAWDDPSNQIIFEQVIPTYLNPSIEEKISPDGLGLSHYVGNELVMKKNRGSRIRDIKDGTSNTILAVETGQNFKPWGDPTSIAKPIEIMGQGKKSSFRGGNHVLMGDGSVRFVSENIDPETLKNLSIPNDGKAIGEF, from the coding sequence ATGGCCAATTGGTATGTTAAGCGTGGTAGTCAAATCGCTGGCCCCTTAACTGTTCAGCGTCTGAAAGAATTAGCAGCCGAAGGCAAGGTCCAGGAATCTGATCTTGTCCGGAAAGGTGAAGAGAGCGACTTCGTTCCAGCAGCCCAGATTCCAGGATTAATTCCTGAATATACCGATAACTTTCTGGAAGACGATTTCCAACAAGAAAGCCAATCTCAAACGACATCACCTAAAAAAAGTAATGCCGTACTTTGGATTGTTGTTGCTGTTGCCGGCGGCGGGTTTGTTTTGGTGATTCTAATTTTGATGGCCCTACTCTTACCAGCGGTGCAGCAAGCTCGCGATGCAGCACGGCGTTCTACGTCGAAAAATAATATGAAGCAAATTGGTCTGGCGCTACATAATTATCACGAAGTTTTTTCGCAATTTCCTCCCGGAGGGACTGCGACCACAGACGGGAAACCCTACCATAGTTGGCAAACTGCTATTCTCCCCTTTGTTGATCAGGCGCCACTTTATAATGACATCGATTTTGACGTAGCCTGGGATGATCCCAGCAACCAAATCATTTTTGAACAGGTAATTCCCACATACTTAAACCCGTCAATTGAAGAAAAGATTTCACCTGATGGATTAGGTCTTTCCCATTATGTCGGCAATGAACTCGTCATGAAGAAAAACAGAGGCAGTCGCATACGAGATATCAAAGATGGTACATCGAATACCATTCTGGCAGTCGAGACAGGCCAAAACTTCAAGCCCTGGGGCGACCCGACTTCGATTGCAAAGCCTATCGAGATCATGGGTCAAGGAAAGAAGTCCTCTTTCAGAGGAGGCAATCATGTCCTCATGGGTGACGGCAGTGTGCGCTTCGTTTCGGAAAACATTGACCCTGAGACATTAAAAAACTTGAGTATCCCCAATGATGGGAAAGCGATAGGAGAGTTTTAG
- a CDS encoding tetratricopeptide repeat protein, with amino-acid sequence MKPLPEQDKLTKPFPMQKKSILFSSKSIVAVVAVIALLIFYFYGGTDSSRSKKSGQINQIKTVQKAEKVKQNELIAYLKQHPQDEFAHFQLGELIKDRAPFQALENFSHVTPMHPRYYEAVDAIAEISLKQNLPKQAKKALLTLIRKFPQQSRYQDLLAKLLLEERDYDRALKHATRSIELGANQAENHMLVANILRQAGRTSEMCGPLKQALFLEPESLVAHLNLAYAALYSGDLQTAEREALWCLKQNPLSNTALRYLAQIDRSRGNISEALAHIEQALVVDPEDFESLLLKADLLIYQRAGQQAYDLLKPLYLEHQTDRRYITALSRAAGLIGNRKEVLQLQRQNQLLIKEDDLKPSTLQSETIEDSQSR; translated from the coding sequence ATGAAACCTCTGCCGGAACAAGATAAGCTGACCAAGCCATTTCCTATGCAGAAAAAGAGCATTCTTTTTTCAAGCAAATCTATCGTGGCTGTTGTCGCTGTCATTGCATTGCTAATTTTTTATTTCTACGGCGGAACTGATTCTTCTCGCTCAAAAAAATCTGGTCAGATCAATCAGATCAAAACGGTTCAGAAAGCTGAAAAAGTCAAACAGAACGAATTGATCGCTTATTTAAAACAACATCCCCAAGATGAGTTCGCACATTTTCAGTTAGGGGAATTAATCAAGGATCGCGCTCCGTTCCAGGCCTTGGAAAATTTTTCGCATGTCACTCCCATGCATCCCCGTTATTACGAAGCCGTCGATGCGATTGCTGAAATTTCGCTGAAGCAGAATCTACCCAAACAAGCAAAAAAGGCGTTGTTAACGCTCATTCGAAAGTTCCCTCAGCAGAGTCGTTACCAGGATCTGTTAGCGAAGCTGTTACTTGAGGAGCGAGACTATGATCGAGCACTTAAGCATGCCACACGTAGCATCGAACTTGGTGCCAATCAAGCAGAGAACCATATGTTGGTTGCTAACATTCTACGACAAGCAGGAAGAACCAGCGAAATGTGTGGCCCCCTGAAACAGGCTCTGTTTTTAGAGCCCGAATCGTTGGTTGCTCATTTAAATCTGGCTTATGCAGCACTTTACTCAGGAGATTTGCAGACTGCCGAGCGGGAGGCACTGTGGTGCCTGAAACAGAATCCTTTGTCGAATACCGCGTTACGGTATCTGGCACAAATTGATAGAAGCCGAGGGAATATTTCAGAGGCCCTCGCACATATCGAGCAGGCATTAGTGGTTGATCCCGAGGATTTTGAAAGCCTGTTACTCAAAGCCGATTTACTGATTTATCAAAGGGCAGGTCAACAGGCATATGACTTACTGAAGCCACTCTATCTAGAACATCAAACCGATAGACGGTACATCACGGCATTATCGCGGGCTGCTGGTTTGATTGGAAATCGTAAAGAAGTTTTGCAGTTGCAAAGACAGAATCAGTTGCTGATTAAAGAAGACGATTTAAAACCTTCCACTTTACAAAGTGAAACCATTGAAGATTCGCAATCTCGGTAG
- a CDS encoding 5'-methylthioadenosine nucleosidase, whose translation MNQPEVDKAHADIGLVCALHMEIQQFLDRCEHVKKYTGGSYVFRGGFLDQVKVAVVQTGVGFARARAATQALIDAHSPPWVLSVGFSGALDPKMKVGDIVVGTSVCDLHGQELKNDVQFPEDPEHGLYVGKLINADEIVRTVEEKLRIAEQYAALAVDLESLAVAQVCQAEKKGFMAIRAISDDCSTDLPPEVISILGETGAGRAGAAVGAIFKRPESIKEMWKMRGDASKAATRLGSFLEGVVTQLYEARH comes from the coding sequence TTGAATCAGCCCGAAGTCGATAAAGCACATGCGGATATAGGACTGGTCTGTGCCTTGCACATGGAGATTCAGCAATTTCTGGATCGTTGTGAGCACGTCAAGAAATATACCGGCGGTTCGTATGTCTTTCGGGGAGGCTTTCTTGATCAAGTCAAAGTTGCCGTTGTGCAAACGGGTGTGGGATTCGCTCGCGCCCGAGCGGCAACTCAGGCACTGATTGACGCGCATTCGCCTCCCTGGGTTTTATCGGTTGGATTTTCGGGAGCCCTGGACCCAAAAATGAAGGTCGGAGATATTGTCGTCGGTACTTCCGTCTGTGACCTGCATGGCCAGGAATTAAAAAACGATGTTCAATTTCCGGAAGACCCGGAGCACGGGCTCTATGTGGGGAAGCTCATCAATGCTGATGAGATCGTTCGTACTGTTGAAGAAAAACTCAGAATTGCTGAACAATATGCAGCGCTCGCTGTCGATCTGGAAAGCCTGGCGGTAGCACAGGTCTGTCAGGCTGAGAAGAAAGGCTTCATGGCAATTCGCGCGATTAGCGACGATTGCTCTACAGATCTTCCTCCCGAAGTAATTTCAATCCTCGGGGAAACCGGAGCCGGGCGGGCAGGGGCAGCGGTAGGAGCCATCTTCAAGCGTCCTGAAAGTATTAAGGAAATGTGGAAGATGCGCGGCGATGCCTCAAAGGCGGCAACACGTCTGGGTAGTTTCCTGGAAGGTGTGGTGACCCAGCTCTATGAAGCCCGGCACTAA
- a CDS encoding CRTAC1 family protein — MGWLDYDNDDLPDLYCGQGEEWRRSKKKKSDDSAIGLSNRLFRNQGKSQFQDVTTFAGLISIGYSMGIAVGDYNHDGFEDLYVSQFGRNLLYQNNGDGTFSNVSQVARVDDPGYGASCTWADLNGDGLLDLYVVNYLKIDRENYPLCSRKVDGSRVYFICHPRYVRGQYDVIYRNLGNGSFLNVSKKAGLHSEPARQGLGVFAADFDRDGDMDVYVANDSVANQLWVNNGHGVFTDQALVAGVAFNRAGDREAGMGIAGADYNNDGQLDLYVTNYYGETNTLYRNEGALFFLDVTDETGLATPSRMRLGFGASFLDLNNDGWADLFVTNGHVHDRLAQLGRNEPYEQEPQVLLNQAGQWFRNVSQQAGPFFQKQQVGRGSAVADFNRDGLPDVAVSHLNGKLVLLENRSETPNQSIGLQLIGTTSNRSAIGAIIELKVASENLTRYCRGSSSYLSADERWVFSGVGKNQGPVTVKVIWPEGKTEIWSGLRPGRRYTLIEGASDSQDLSQIQR; from the coding sequence GTGGGCTGGCTTGATTATGACAATGATGACTTGCCTGATTTGTACTGTGGCCAAGGCGAGGAGTGGCGAAGATCTAAGAAAAAAAAGAGTGATGATTCTGCAATCGGATTATCGAACCGTTTGTTTCGTAACCAGGGGAAAAGTCAATTTCAAGACGTAACGACATTCGCAGGCTTAATTTCGATCGGTTATTCGATGGGGATTGCGGTCGGGGATTATAATCATGATGGCTTTGAAGATCTCTATGTGAGTCAGTTCGGCAGGAATCTCTTATATCAGAACAATGGAGACGGCACCTTTTCGAATGTCTCACAGGTGGCGCGTGTGGATGATCCCGGTTATGGGGCCAGTTGTACCTGGGCTGATTTGAACGGTGATGGATTGCTGGATCTCTATGTCGTCAATTATCTGAAAATTGATCGAGAGAATTATCCTCTTTGCAGCCGTAAGGTCGACGGAAGCCGCGTTTATTTTATTTGTCATCCGCGTTACGTACGTGGGCAATATGATGTGATCTATCGGAATCTGGGGAATGGTTCTTTTCTGAACGTCTCGAAAAAAGCGGGTTTACATAGTGAGCCTGCCCGCCAGGGGCTTGGTGTCTTTGCTGCAGACTTCGACCGCGATGGTGATATGGACGTGTATGTTGCCAATGACTCAGTTGCTAACCAGTTGTGGGTGAATAATGGTCATGGCGTTTTTACAGATCAGGCTTTAGTGGCAGGTGTGGCGTTCAATCGTGCGGGAGATCGGGAAGCGGGAATGGGTATCGCCGGAGCAGATTATAACAACGATGGTCAGCTTGACCTCTATGTGACGAATTATTATGGCGAAACCAATACCTTGTACCGAAATGAAGGGGCCCTTTTTTTTCTGGATGTGACCGACGAAACCGGCCTGGCAACGCCCAGCCGCATGCGCCTGGGGTTTGGAGCCTCTTTTCTGGATTTGAATAATGATGGCTGGGCAGATTTGTTTGTGACGAATGGTCACGTTCATGATCGACTGGCTCAACTGGGAAGAAATGAGCCTTACGAACAGGAACCGCAAGTGCTGCTCAATCAAGCAGGACAGTGGTTTCGAAATGTGTCTCAACAGGCAGGTCCCTTCTTTCAGAAACAACAGGTGGGGAGAGGCAGTGCCGTTGCAGATTTCAATCGGGATGGATTACCTGATGTTGCGGTCTCACATTTGAATGGGAAGTTAGTTCTGCTGGAGAATCGTTCTGAGACTCCCAATCAGAGTATTGGTTTGCAGCTCATTGGAACTACCTCCAACAGAAGTGCCATTGGTGCCATCATCGAGCTGAAAGTGGCGTCCGAAAATCTCACTCGGTATTGCCGAGGTAGCAGCAGTTATCTTTCGGCCGATGAACGTTGGGTTTTTTCAGGTGTGGGAAAGAATCAAGGTCCCGTCACGGTAAAAGTGATCTGGCCTGAAGGGAAAACGGAAATCTGGTCTGGATTACGACCGGGGAGGCGTTATACATTAATAGAAGGCGCAAGTGATTCTCAGGACCTGTCTCAAATACAGCGGTGA